The genomic segment CAAAATATCCAATATCTCTTTTCATTGATGgaacaaaatcttttttttttaatttcaagacAACACAATAGAAAGGTTCAAAGAGACCTATAGTTATTTACTTTAATGATGAGGTGACTTTTCAGGGTGGAGTGggtaaaagcagaaaaagtgcACTTAAAAGAGTAACTCAAAGAGCAACATCATTCTACATAGAAACTTTAACAGCTGGGAAAATACAGGTACATTCAATATCAAAGATCTTTAAGGTGCTATCCTACAATGTTTCCTGGAGGTACAGAAGGTCACTGCATCTCTGTGCAGAAATGCTTCAGTCAGGGGATGTACAATATGCTGGTCAAGCAAATCCTTATGAATGAAGGCTTTGTCTCTCCATTAATGGTTTTATTacatctgtttctttctcttttttttctttttttgccacaAGGATACAGAAAGCAACGGAAACCAGAGTAACTTTATTCGGAGTGAAATGAAGGAATTTATGCATAACACCTCTCCCGTGAACGTATTACAAATGCTTTATTAAAACATGAGACTTTTATATGTGTTGTGTATGATGGAGATGGTGTCTGTGTATATTCTGAAAGGGGGATGCGTTTCAGTTCTCAGGAGGTACAGTAATGTGCCTCCCAGCTTACCCATGCAAAGTTGGGGATAGATGCACTTCCAGGACCACCCATTTTATAGGCCCCATTTAGTGCACATTTACATGGTAATGAATCTTTCAGGTAATAATATTTACAGTCAGAGTCAGCCAAGTTATTAATAATCTTGGCAGAGGTCAGTTGCAACTGCATACATCCAAAGAGACTCATTGACTGGAATATTGCGCACTGCTGCAGTACTCAAAGTTTTGGCACCAATGCTGCCATGTCAAAATAGTTTATCAAAGAGGATAAAAAAACTAACTCCAGCACAACACGGCCGTGTAGTGTCAATCATTGTCGATAATCATTCAGATTGTTTAATCTAGCATAAGTGCAAAAGGCACGCGCCGTCACAACTGTCCTCTCTTTCGCCAAGATATTGTACACGAGCAACTCTCCTGTGAAACCCCGTTTAAAACTAGcctaattatttaaaaaatgaagatacATAAACTCCTCGTCAGAATGCGCAGAGAGGTAACACGGACTAATTAGCTCCTCTGACACCCAGAAAACTGGTCGTGTGAGCTACTCTTGCTCTCCTGGGACGTGTCACCTACGTCACCCTCTCCGTCGTCACTAGCGGGACTCTCCTCGGGCTCCTCAGGTGAGCCCGCGTCAGCCTCGAGTGACCCGTCGGTGTCTAGAGAGGGTGAGTCCTTAGACTGAGAAGCGGCTCCAAAGTGCGCAGACAGGCCGGGGAACGCGGCAGCAGcggccgccgccgccgccgctgaAGCGTGAGCGGGATATAACCAAGGGAAAGGGGAAGCAAGGGCGGCCGCCGCAGGGTACATGTACTTTTCAATGTTGTTCTTGTCGAAAAAAGGCATGTAAGAAGCAGCGGCTGATGGGTTAATGAAGTAGAAAGGCATGCAAATCGGTGTCTGCTGTCCCACACTGCTTATTCCCATCAGAGAGTTCATAAACGCCACGTCGGGCCTGGTGAGATCTGCGCCCCCTGCCCCGTTCCCTGGCCAGCTCATCTTTGGTTTTTTGGCAGCCCGCTCATCTCCGAACTCTTGCTTGATTTTCACTGCCTTTGGTCCCTGCGCCTTATTGCGCTCACATTCTTTATCTTTGCCGTCGCTCTTTTCTGCCTCGCCCCCGTATCCACTGTCCGTGTCTGTGTCATTCTCGTTGAGCTCTCCACCCTGGGTCCTCTGGATGACGGGGACACAGTTGGCTTGGCTGTCAGATTTCTGAGCATCCTGTGCGTCCCCGGCGGGCAACTGGTGTTGTAGTGGCTGCGCGCCGGGCTGGAACTGCGCCAGCACCTTGTGAAGGTGGTTGATCAGCTGCGCGCACCTCTGCTCCCGTGCCGTCCAGTTCTCAAACTGACTCAGGTACTGCAGGACCTCTTTGGCACAGGCCTGGAATCCGGAGTGGAACGCATCCAGATCAGCGTGAATGGAAGATTTCATCGACCGGTCTCCTGCGAAGCAAGGAGTTTGAAGAGTAACAGATCATTATTCTGTAAGGTGTAGCGCATCATAACTAGTGACGAGACGAGGCTAGCGACTCAGACAAAGTGAACAGATGCGGTATTAATAGGAAGAATCTTGAAATACACAATAAACCATCCAAACTGAGTCTACTCTAGCTCCTCTTTCTTCCATTCCCGTGCTCGTTCTGCTATTTTAAACACGGAGATTAATGAAGTTTCCTCAAATCCGGTcagttaaataataaaaacccaATTCCATTTAATTATTGTCAGGAAGTGCAGTTTCTGTACAAAACTTTATGTATGTGAGGATTGAGCTCGTTCATCTTACCATTCTGCAAAGCAATAATCTTCTGGTGCTGCTGCTCAGTGACAGCAGTCAGCGCGTTTAAATGTTTCAGCGTTAACTCCAGGACGACTGCCTTCTCCAAGTGCCCGAGCGTCTGTGGAGAAAATCAGAGGTTGTGTTTGGCTGTTTACGAGGTCCCTGTCGTGTAAAGCCATGTCCTGAGCACATATAAAACTTTTCATGATTTCGTGATCTCACCGACAGCTTGAGATGTTCGGGTAACAAATCCTTCAGCTGCCCTATACATTCGTTGATTCGGTCTCGCCGCTTCTTCTCTATCAACCGGTGTGGTAACTTGTATGCGTCCTGCTGACAAAATACGCGTGTTTAATTAATCAGAACAGGAACACGCTAGTAACACTATAACGCTAGTTATAGTGTGTTTCATATCATTTGTGATATTTTTAAGGAACAACTGTGAAAACAAACTACATATTagaataataatattttaaaaaaaacaacgcGCGCACCTTCCCACCATCTTCTCGCTTTATTCCTCTTTTGGATTTACACATGTAGAGCGAGGGGTAATCCACCCTAAGGACACGGGGAAAGTGTCAGATTATTCACCAGGTCGTCATGACAGTTTATTAGGCATACTTTGACAGAGTTTGCCAAAAGCGATACTCACCCCAAGAAATCCGCGTGCTCCATGAACTGCCTGTCCTGTAAATGCGGTATTCGTTCATCCATCTCTCCTCTGgtgcttcttttcttcttctgagcTTCTTTTGGGAATGTTTGTTATTCCAACGACCCACGCGCGGACGGCTGAGGCAGATAACGCACAGTGCGTGTCCTCCAGTGGAGCTGCGCGTCAGACTGATGTCTATAGTTCCCTGAGCTGCCACTTTGCAAAGCCGTCGGCTCTGTGGTTAGAGCGCACGCGCGCCTCCGGTTGGGAACAGCTTCCGACTCACGTGTAGGCTGCACCAGCACAAAGTCCGGTAATTAGACCTTGTCTGTAATATTGCAGCTATCGACGCTGCTTCTATGGCGACTTAGTCCAGGCCATTTTGACCAGGCTGCTGAAACGTGATTCGTGCGCAAAATGCAAAGGAGCAGACGCAGGCGCGTGGAGCGAGGCAGAATAATGATCCACAGAAGCAGCGGTTTTGCATCTAGCTTTATGGGCTACAAAACTTCACAGCTCGTGTCTGCTGTGCAAGCGCTGAGCTGCCGGAGCGAGACACAGACTTCTAAACTGATCACGAACAATCGCACTTCGAGAAAGAAGCCTCCGCGAGATAAAAACAAGAACCGGTCACGTAATGTGACCGAGCCTAAACAGCAGACAGGTTATTGTGGCGTAAACACGGAGCGTAAACATGGGGGTGTGAGCTTTTTAAAGTCCACAAAATGTGTGCGCTCGTGCGTTTTCATGCACTCTGCACGCTCTATGTACGTTGTTGTGCGACAGTATAACCTTACTCGTACATCAATTCCCCAAAGCTGCGTTGTCAGTAACCATGGCACCGGCCCAGCTGTGTGCTGAAACACGTGCGTCGCAGTTCTTTTATTAGTCTCGGGATAAAGTTTTGTGACTTGTTAGCCCGACGTGCTGAAAATGATGAGTGATCACAGTCCCCCTCAAACACCTCGGTTTCTCGTAGGCCCGTTAGTTTTCTGTATTGAAAACACGTGAAGCGTgaggataaaaagaaaaaaaaactttaatataTAAATGTGTTACTGCATATTTATAGTTTAACCACATAAAGTTCATCTGTTACTGACACCTGCTCTTCTCTTGTGAACGTTAAAATGATCCAAAAACACTCAAATCTGCGCCACTGTAATGCCCTCACATGCCTTGTGATCACATTACTCGTTCCTGTAAGTCATGTGACACGTTCTGGCTGGCAGCATATGGTTGTCTTGTGTAACTGCTGACAAAGAATGAAACAGTCACTTGGCTCTTTAATGAAGTGTCACCTCCTCTGTGCTGGCTGTTCATTAACTCATACCTGCTGAGCCCTCTCTGTACTTTccctttcttgtttttaatgtgactACACGAGAAATCATCTTATTGTCGTAAGTTGGGATCCCCCTTTGTGTCTTCCTGCCTCCCATCCCTCCTCTTCCTTCCCTCCTCAGTATGCTGCCTGCTCTATATGTGGCACTGGAGCCGCGTTAGGATTCCAGTCCAAATGTTTTCCATATTAGTTCAGAGCCTTCTCTGATTCCAAATAGCAGCCATAGCTGTGTTTATGGTGAGAGAGGGCAGGGAGGGGAAGGGAAGAGAGGGAGACTGCAGGCGGGCTCATACACCCCAAAGAGTAAAAGTCGTGTAGAGACACAGGAAAAGAAAGTGAAGGCAGAAAGAGAAATGAGACAGGCACAGAAAGATTCCTCAGACAAGAAGGAGGGcaagaagaagagagaggagAGCCCAACACCAGACGATGGCCATAAGTGCAGAGTCTGTCGTTTCCCTCTGCTCATCGCTCTGCTCCAGCTGCTGTTGGGGGTGGCTGTCACAGCCGTGGCCTTCCTTATGTTGGCTATCAGTCCCTCACTTTTGGCCAGGGAGACTCCACACTGGGCTGGGATCATTGTAAGCTGCATACTTTACGCTCTATCATCAGCCACTACACTCGTTTGTTTGCATGGAACCTCCGGTTTCTGATACTTCTGCATGAGCCTCAGCAACACACCTGTGTTGTACATCTTTAGCACACTGTATGTCAACGCCGGCCCCCACCAGCCTGTCTCTGCCAGACAGGCACCGTAGCCATGGGAAATCACTAATATTGTCATGTGGTAACAAATCTCCATCTGTCATATTCACCTGAATGCATACACCTGCATTTTCATTATTTCTCAGTCACATGCATCAGCCTGCACCTTCTGTTGTTCACACTGCATGTCCAAGAAATCTTAAACATCTGGACAGATGAGATGAGTCATCCAATAACAGCATGCCGCATTCCAAACTAACCCGCGAACACCCACACAGTGTCAGAAGACCTCATTATTATTTGCAAATATGATGTACATCTTTTTGAATACCTCCGCATCCTTGCCATTCGGTTTCTCCCACATATACACGCACACATCACATATAGTTTCACACGAAAGTAAACTTTTACGATGCAAACAAATGAAAGATAAGTTGCATGTTTCATTTAGGTTAAGACGAGAAGTGGAATTTCAAGAGAGATGAACAAAAAGGTCACGAAAGCACTGAAAGTAGGTTAATGTTGAAGTGTAACGGACTGGGAGCATCAGTTAAACTGTAAACCATAAACGCACTTTGAGGTTTCTGTTCACAAAGGTGAACTTTGTTAAGAGTAACACGTAAAAAGTGGATGAACTGTAAGTTGAACTgtaacaaatacacacactttAACTTTTATAACCAATGAAGCACAAAGTGTTCGTCTTTCCCGGTGAAATGTGtaataaaaagggaaaaagggCAAATTTACTTATTATTATAGTTTGGGCTAAGACTTCAGGTCACATTtcagtgatatttttttttttaaatgtgttttttttgtgtctgGGCTCTACCCCAGCCTATCACAGATGCCATCTGCCTTCGAAAACATCCCTGGACATCAACATCCCGAGTTAGATCCTCACGAGATTCAGTCAAGTGAAAAACACTGAGGTCATCAAGAACTTTCCAGAGAATCCTGAGTGCTTAAGAACCtgggaaaaacatttaaataagatGCCGCACGTTAGTCACAAGACTCCAATTGCACTGAAGACACAGAGAtagagtgtgagtgtgtttgtgtgcaagaaagagagaggaggggggTGAAAGGGAAAGACAGAGTAATGTAATCAGATGGCAGCTTACTGCTGAATCATGTAATAACAGGAAACACCTCTGAAAACCTGGGGGAAAGTATTTCCTTTTCTTATTCAGGGtctaaactgtatataaaagtaTGATATCTACAAGTCATTCATATATGCTATATATATGGATGAAATGGATCTTTGTGGCGCTTAAAAATCATGTTGTCACAAATCATGTTGATATTTTTAATGCCTTGATGACTGATTCTATCCAAATAATGCTAAACCcttttttctgttgtgtttcagCTGTGTTTAGTTTCCATCCTGGGCTTTGTCCTGTACTGTATCACCTATGTCCCTGATGAGAAAACATCGAAGCAATTCATTGTCAAGGTGAGCTTAGAGAAAGCCGGATGACTCAAAAAGTTTGCTTATTAATGCAAGAACAAGTGTCTGAAATTGTCCAACGATTTGTAGAATCAGTCAAAAGTATGCCCGGGCTTAGTGTTCAGACAGAAAACCTCTGCAGAAAACATTATTTTAGTCCCTGTTAAAGTACAAAGCTGGTCTCGGGAAACTGCAACTGTCAGAAGCATAGAGAGAAAAGCATTTAACAGCATTCCTGTTTAAAAGTGCTCTGCAGGAATCCGTGTGAGCGGAGGAGTGCTTTCATTAATGCGACTTGATTGTACAGCTTAATTAGCCACACAATGTATGCAGTTGGAATTTCAAAGCAATTAAAATCAGCCGATCATTGTTTCCTGGGAAGGGGcatccttttttttgtctgggtCTTCTGTG from the Oreochromis niloticus isolate F11D_XX linkage group LG7, O_niloticus_UMD_NMBU, whole genome shotgun sequence genome contains:
- the bhlhe41 gene encoding class E basic helix-loop-helix protein 41 isoform X1, whose translation is MDERIPHLQDRQFMEHADFLGVDYPSLYMCKSKRGIKREDGGKQDAYKLPHRLIEKKRRDRINECIGQLKDLLPEHLKLSTLGHLEKAVVLELTLKHLNALTAVTEQQHQKIIALQNGDRSMKSSIHADLDAFHSGFQACAKEVLQYLSQFENWTAREQRCAQLINHLHKVLAQFQPGAQPLQHQLPAGDAQDAQKSDSQANCVPVIQRTQGGELNENDTDTDSGYGGEAEKSDGKDKECERNKAQGPKAVKIKQEFGDERAAKKPKMSWPGNGAGGADLTRPDVAFMNSLMGISSVGQQTPICMPFYFINPSAAASYMPFFDKNNIEKYMYPAAAALASPFPWLYPAHASAAAAAAAAAAFPGLSAHFGAASQSKDSPSLDTDGSLEADAGSPEEPEESPASDDGEGDVGDTSQESKSSSHDQFSGCQRS
- the bhlhe41 gene encoding class E basic helix-loop-helix protein 41 isoform X2, which gives rise to MDERIPHLQDRQFMEHADFLGVDYPSLYMCKSKRGIKREDGGKDAYKLPHRLIEKKRRDRINECIGQLKDLLPEHLKLSTLGHLEKAVVLELTLKHLNALTAVTEQQHQKIIALQNGDRSMKSSIHADLDAFHSGFQACAKEVLQYLSQFENWTAREQRCAQLINHLHKVLAQFQPGAQPLQHQLPAGDAQDAQKSDSQANCVPVIQRTQGGELNENDTDTDSGYGGEAEKSDGKDKECERNKAQGPKAVKIKQEFGDERAAKKPKMSWPGNGAGGADLTRPDVAFMNSLMGISSVGQQTPICMPFYFINPSAAASYMPFFDKNNIEKYMYPAAAALASPFPWLYPAHASAAAAAAAAAAFPGLSAHFGAASQSKDSPSLDTDGSLEADAGSPEEPEESPASDDGEGDVGDTSQESKSSSHDQFSGCQRS